The Chthoniobacterales bacterium genomic interval ACAACTTCAGCGGCACCGTCTCGCGCATCCCGACCCGCGACGAAATCGCCCCGGTCGTCAACGAGCAGCTCGTCGTCGAACTCTACTCGCGCTAAGAAGGAAAAACTTTCTTCCTCGCAAACGCCGTTCTGCCTACGCAGGACGGCGTTTTTCTTTGCAGAAGCGGATTCCTCTTCGCCATGGCAGTCCGCACTGCCTTCTTGCCGTGGCAACCATACACGCTGAGTCAGATTAGCTGACTTCAACGAAACGAGCATCACTGTGAAACTATGAAAAACACCACAGTTTCTGTGCATGACGATCTGCATCACCGGGCGAGGGTCTGCGTCGCGGAACCAGAAACATCCGTGAAACTGGCGCACGAGGCCCATTGCCCGCCGCGCCAATTCAGGCGGGACCGGGATGCGGGCCGGATAACCGGCGAACGGCTCCTCGACCTGCATGGTGTAAGTGGCGTGAACGCGCCCAAATAGTTTCCATTTGCGCGGTTTCGCAGTTTACAAATCTTCCATGTCTCGCTTTGCGCCCCTTCTGCTTGGTTTGTTTGTCGGCCTGGTGTCCGTGCCTCCGGCGCGATCGCAGGTTATGACGAATGTTTCGACGGCCGCGGAATTCACCACCGCGCTGGCCGACGCCTTTGTTTACTCGCAGCAGCCCGGGGCATCGCTGACCAACGTGATCACACTCACGGGAAACATTTCGGCCAATGCCCAGATGATCGTGAATGCCAACGTGATCATCAACGGTGGCGGTTTCACCCTCGATATGAACAATGCCGACCGCGCGTTCTTCATCGCTGGCGGCAACGTGGGCATCAACAACCTGACGATCCAGAACGGCAACGCAAACGGTGGCAATTCTTTCAGCGGGGGAGCTGGCGCCGGATTGGGAGGCGCCATTTTTGTCGGCAGCGGAGTTTATTATGGTGGTGCGCTGCCCGGCCAAGAGACTCCACCTGTCGCTGCCGTCGGTGTCTCGGTGCCAAATGTCGCGCTGAACGGCGTATCTTTCCTGAGCAATCAGGCGGTTGGTGGATCCGCCACCTTGGAGACTCAAACAAGCGGCGGTGGCGGGGGGATGGGCGGATCTGTCGGCACTGCGGCGCAGGACACGGATAACAACGGGCTGGGTGGCGGCGGGTTTGGCAACCAAGCAGTGGGAGGCAACAACTCGGCTGCGGGTGGCCCCGGAGCTTTTGTGAACATAACGCCCGTGGGCGGCATGAGCACCTCCGGCGGCTTCGGTGGGAACGGTTCCGATGCGGGTGGCACCGAGGGAGGAGCCAATGGCGGTGGAGGAGGCATGGGCGGGTATGGGTTGAATAATGATGGCTCCGGAGGAGGCGGTGGACTCGGCGGGGCCCGAGGCTACTTCGTCAACAACTCTCCGCCGATCAATGGCGGCAACGGCGGCTTTGGTGGTGGTGGCGGCGGCGGGGCTGATGGTGGCAACGGGGTTCTCGGTTCATCCGGTGGCACGGGTGGATTCGGAGGTGGTGGCGGCGGCCAAGGGGGATTTTACTTGGCAGGTGACGGTGGTTTTGGAGGCGGGGGCGGCGGTGGCAGCATCAGCCTCCAGCAGCCTCAATCTGGTTCAGGGGGCTTCGGCGCCGGTAATGGCACGGACAACGATGGCGGTCGTGGTGGCGGAGGCTTGGGAGCAGGCGGCGCGCTCTTCGTGATGAATGGCGCGAGCGTCACGCTCAACGGCGGAACTTTCACCGGCAATTCCGTCACGGCAGGCACGGGCGGCCATAACGGCTCGGCCTACGGCGCTGATATGTTTCTCGGCGGCAATGTGACGCTCAATGTCTCGTCGAGCCTCACGCTCAACAGCCTGGGCGGCGCGGGAAATCTGTCGGACCCGAATGTCGCTCGCAACGCCAGCGACCCGAACGCCCAAGGCGGCATCATCAAAACCGGCCCCGGCGCACTCCTCCTGTCTGGCAACAACACCTACGTCGGGGCTACCACGATCGCCCAAGGCACCGTCTCGATGAGCGGTTCCGCCGCCTCGAGCGCCATCGTGCTGAGCAATGGCGCGACGCTGGCCGGCAGTGGCACAGTGGGAGCGATCAGCGGCGCCGGTGCGGTGAGCCCGGGTAGCAGCCCCGGCATCTTGACTGCGGCGTCCGTCGATCCGAGCGGCGGGCTGAGCTTCAACTTCGAGTTCACCAGTTTGAACCCTGTGTTTTCCGATGCGGCCAACAGCGTGAACGACCTTCTGCAATTGACCAGCGCCACGCCATTCGTTGCTTCACTGACTTCTTCGAACGTGGTGAACATTTACTTCAACGATCCTCCCTTTGCGGCCGGCAGCAGTTACACCGGCGGCTTCTTCACCGACACGCAGGCAGATTTCCTCGCCCAGATTTCCGGCGCCACGTTCAACTACTACGTGGCCAACGAGACCGGCACGGTGAATTACAACGGGGTGAACTACAGCGCCATGGATCCTTCGTTCGACGTCAACCTGTCGACCATCAACCAGACGGCGGATTTCGCCAGCGGCACGGTGGACGGCCAGATCGCGCAGTTCGAAGTCGTCCCCGAGCCCTCGACCTACGCGCTGCTCGCGCTCGCGGCCGCCGCGTTGGGTGCGCACGCTCTGAGCCGCCGGCGCAAATAATCCGCGCAAGTTTTTCACCATGCACCCGGGCCGTGTCTGTGGGGCGGGTATTTT includes:
- a CDS encoding 30S ribosomal protein S4, coding for NFSGTVSRIPTRDEIAPVVNEQLVVELYSR
- a CDS encoding PEP-CTERM sorting domain-containing protein — protein: MNGASVTLNGGTFTGNSVTAGTGGHNGSAYGADMFLGGNVTLNVSSSLTLNSLGGAGNLSDPNVARNASDPNAQGGIIKTGPGALLLSGNNTYVGATTIAQGTVSMSGSAASSAIVLSNGATLAGSGTVGAISGAGAVSPGSSPGILTAASVDPSGGLSFNFEFTSLNPVFSDAANSVNDLLQLTSATPFVASLTSSNVVNIYFNDPPFAAGSSYTGGFFTDTQADFLAQISGATFNYYVANETGTVNYNGVNYSAMDPSFDVNLSTINQTADFASGTVDGQIAQFEVVPEPSTYALLALAAAALGAHALSRRRK